In a genomic window of Methylovirgula sp. 4M-Z18:
- the ilvC gene encoding ketol-acid reductoisomerase codes for MRVYYDRDADLNLIKGKKVAVVGYGSQGHAHVLNMRDSGVKDVVVALRAGSPTVKKAEGEGLKVMSVADAAKWADVVMMLTPDELQADIYNAELAPNMKTGAALLFAHGLNVHFNLIEPRKDIDVLMVAPKGPGHTVRGEYLKGGGVPCLIAIHQDASGNAHDIGLSYASAIGGGRAGIIETSFKEECETDLFGEQVVLCGGLVELIRAGFETLVEGGYAPEMAYFECLHEVKLIVDLIYEGGIANMNYSISNTAEYGEYVTGPRIVTPETKAEMKRVLTDIQSGKFTRDWMLENKVNQTSFKATRARNNAHQIEAVGEKLRAMMPWISKGKLVDKARN; via the coding sequence ATGCGTGTTTATTACGATCGTGATGCCGACCTGAACCTGATCAAGGGGAAGAAAGTCGCCGTGGTGGGCTATGGCTCCCAGGGCCACGCCCATGTGCTGAACATGCGCGATTCCGGCGTCAAGGACGTGGTCGTAGCCCTGCGCGCAGGCTCTCCCACCGTCAAGAAGGCGGAAGGCGAAGGTCTCAAGGTGATGAGCGTCGCGGACGCCGCCAAATGGGCCGATGTGGTGATGATGCTTACCCCCGACGAATTGCAGGCCGACATCTACAATGCGGAACTCGCCCCCAACATGAAGACGGGCGCTGCGCTCCTCTTCGCGCATGGCCTCAACGTGCATTTCAACCTGATCGAACCGCGCAAGGACATCGACGTGCTGATGGTCGCCCCGAAAGGCCCCGGCCACACGGTGCGCGGCGAATACCTCAAAGGTGGCGGCGTGCCCTGCCTGATCGCGATCCACCAGGACGCGTCCGGCAATGCCCATGACATCGGCCTCTCCTATGCCTCGGCCATCGGTGGCGGCCGCGCCGGCATCATCGAGACGAGCTTCAAGGAAGAATGCGAAACCGACCTCTTCGGTGAGCAGGTCGTGCTGTGCGGCGGCCTCGTCGAGCTCATCCGCGCCGGCTTCGAGACGCTGGTGGAAGGCGGTTACGCGCCGGAAATGGCCTATTTCGAGTGCTTGCACGAAGTGAAGCTGATCGTCGACCTGATCTATGAAGGCGGCATCGCCAACATGAACTACTCGATCTCCAACACCGCCGAATACGGCGAATATGTCACCGGCCCGCGCATCGTCACGCCCGAAACCAAGGCCGAGATGAAGCGCGTTCTGACCGACATCCAATCGGGCAAGTTCACCCGCGACTGGATGCTGGAAAACAAGGTCAACCAGACCTCGTTCAAGGCCACCCGCGCCCGCAACAACGCCCACCAGATCGAAGCGGTCGGCGAAAAGCTGCGCGCCATGATGCCCTGGATCTCGAAGGGCAA
- a CDS encoding LysE family translocator: MPLSLFLPLTLFAFVGSATPGPNNLLLLTSGLNFGLSRTMPLLLGISLGFTLMVALVGFGLGPVFARFPVLYVILKYAGAAYLLWLARKIAGSGPLNDGAAAGNPMSFLQGAAFQWVNPKAWMMAVTACATYTLADTYALTMGVVTLVFLIVTVPATTLWAAFGTAMRGWLSDPKRLKVFNFVMAALLVASLIPVFVWE, from the coding sequence TTGCCCCTCAGCCTTTTCCTGCCCCTCACACTGTTCGCTTTTGTCGGTTCGGCCACGCCCGGACCGAACAATCTGCTGCTGCTGACGTCCGGGCTCAATTTCGGGCTCAGCCGTACCATGCCGCTGCTGCTTGGCATCAGCCTTGGCTTCACGCTGATGGTGGCGCTGGTGGGCTTTGGCCTTGGGCCGGTGTTCGCGCGTTTTCCGGTGCTTTATGTCATTCTGAAATATGCCGGCGCCGCCTATCTCCTTTGGCTCGCCCGGAAGATCGCCGGCTCAGGTCCGCTGAACGATGGCGCCGCCGCGGGCAACCCGATGAGCTTCCTGCAAGGTGCGGCCTTCCAATGGGTCAATCCCAAGGCCTGGATGATGGCCGTCACCGCCTGCGCCACCTATACGCTGGCCGACACCTATGCCCTGACCATGGGTGTCGTCACGCTGGTGTTTCTGATCGTCACCGTCCCGGCCACGACGCTTTGGGCGGCTTTCGGCACGGCGATGCGCGGCTGGCTGAGCGATCCAAAACGGCTGAAGGTTTTCAATTTCGTCATGGCGGCACTGCTCGTCGCCTCCCTCATTCCGGTCTTCGTTTGGGAATGA
- the ilvN gene encoding acetolactate synthase small subunit, producing MNAPAPAPASPPSPYSSAIGKSNIEFHTLSVLVDNEPGVLARVIGLFSGRGYNIESLTVAEVAHETHLSRITIVTSGTPEAIEQISHQLERIVPVHRVTDLTIVGGAIERELAMVKVAGKGDNRVEALRLADAFRARVIDATTESFVFELTGNTGKIDQFVELMRPIGLVEVSRTGVAAIKRGPMAM from the coding sequence ATGAACGCACCCGCTCCTGCCCCCGCTTCGCCGCCCTCCCCTTATTCCTCGGCCATCGGCAAGTCGAATATCGAATTCCACACGCTCTCGGTTCTCGTCGACAACGAGCCCGGCGTCCTGGCGCGTGTCATCGGCCTGTTCTCGGGCCGCGGCTACAATATCGAAAGTCTCACTGTCGCCGAAGTTGCGCATGAGACCCATCTGTCGCGCATCACCATCGTCACCTCCGGCACGCCCGAAGCGATCGAGCAGATCAGCCATCAGCTCGAGCGCATCGTGCCGGTGCATCGCGTGACCGACCTCACGATCGTCGGCGGCGCGATCGAGCGCGAACTCGCCATGGTGAAGGTCGCCGGCAAGGGCGACAACCGCGTCGAGGCCTTGCGCCTCGCGGACGCGTTCCGCGCCCGCGTCATCGACGCGACCACCGAAAGCTTCGTGTTCGAATTGACCGGCAATACCGGCAAGATCGATCAATTCGTCGAGCTGATGCGCCCCATCGGCCTAGTCGAGGTCTCGCGCACCGGCGTTGCCGCCATCAAGCGCGGCCCGATGGCGATGTAA